Proteins found in one Chrysiogenes arsenatis DSM 11915 genomic segment:
- a CDS encoding response regulator transcription factor, with protein MSEQSLKSLRVLYVEDEPLIRESLERFLRKHVGKLYCANDGIEGCDLFTRHSPDIIITDARMPRMNGLDMVVKIRQQNAQVPVILTTAYSEEDMFSRVLDMGIDAYIIKPVDHTELLLRIGTLINQQATSSTPTTESSEDVLVVGSTQTAAQVLPEVFAFLQSRGKIAADITQQQAFSSREVLEQCIAAFDRLFQDGQILLLGADGMPVFDTVSPVAPCGQSVDQVVQQLRTRMAK; from the coding sequence ATGTCTGAACAGAGTTTAAAATCACTTCGCGTTTTATACGTAGAAGACGAACCACTCATCCGCGAAAGCTTGGAACGCTTCTTGCGCAAGCATGTCGGGAAGCTCTATTGCGCGAACGACGGGATAGAAGGGTGCGATCTTTTTACGCGCCATTCGCCAGACATCATCATCACCGATGCTCGTATGCCACGGATGAACGGCCTTGATATGGTCGTAAAGATTCGCCAGCAAAACGCACAGGTTCCCGTTATTCTGACGACTGCTTATAGCGAAGAAGATATGTTTTCCCGCGTACTTGATATGGGGATCGACGCGTATATCATCAAACCCGTTGATCACACCGAACTTTTGCTGCGAATCGGCACCCTGATCAACCAACAAGCAACCAGCAGCACCCCCACAACAGAATCGTCAGAAGATGTGCTGGTGGTAGGTTCAACCCAAACGGCTGCTCAAGTACTGCCAGAAGTATTTGCCTTTTTACAAAGCCGGGGAAAAATCGCCGCAGACATAACCCAACAACAGGCCTTTAGCTCTCGTGAGGTGTTAGAACAATGCATTGCGGCGTTTGATAGACTCTTTCAGGATGGGCAGATTCTTTTGCTTGGCGCCGATGGAATGCCCGTATTCGACACCGTCAGCCCCGTGGCGCCCTGCGGACAATCAGTCGATCAGGTTGTTCAGCAGTTACGCACACGTATGGCAAAATAA
- a CDS encoding c-type cytochrome — protein sequence MRYAVVMFCVLVFGVTGALADGAALYRKCIACHGADGGTPPHGGTLANIIRGKGAAEIAETLKGYRDDPTFGGRLKGMMRPNVRGLSDEQINTIANYVATLP from the coding sequence ATGCGATATGCAGTCGTGATGTTCTGTGTCTTGGTGTTTGGAGTGACGGGAGCGCTGGCTGACGGAGCGGCGCTCTATAGAAAGTGTATTGCTTGTCACGGTGCTGATGGCGGAACGCCCCCGCACGGTGGGACTCTGGCGAATATTATCCGTGGCAAGGGGGCTGCTGAAATCGCAGAAACGTTGAAGGGATATCGTGATGATCCGACGTTCGGCGGACGCCTCAAAGGGATGATGCGCCCCAATGTTCGCGGGTTAAGCGATGAGCAGATCAACACCATCGCCAACTACGTTGCAACGCTTCCGTAG
- a CDS encoding putative manganese-dependent inorganic diphosphatase, producing the protein MSEIYVIGHKNPDTDSLCSAYAYAALKNRLDSANDYQAKRCGNVGKQSRFVFDRAGLTPPEFIADVFPRVRDIMAKDVVTVHEDTPIWQVMKNIDERKIRMTPVVDDSGRYRGVVSILEMANFFMTKEVAQKPDYLLRPANFPQVVQGHFHQEGDTAEFRAKFLVAAMPFERVVKHIELLSDKPVMIVGKRRDIIEHAIKIGIPAIILTGIEGEDDLDIDFSAYRGWVYVSARDTAETLRLLALSVPAKAVMNTSIPTVNPDQYMEETRDVLLKVDHKGVPVVRDGHLVGLVTRSNIIERAPRKLILVDHNEMTQAVDGAENSEICEIVDHHRLGTIRTKNPVTFYAKPVGSTCTLVYQLYRQHGVALDQAMALLLLSGVLADTVIMKSPTTTTEDVAAIQELSVLAGVDAQVYGRELFAATDGLKQREPRQAVTADFKMFTEFGVKFGAGQIEVVTVVDLPEVAPALFEALEAERLANGLDWAMLLITDIISEESVLLTTGYTAAEKLLRYPSRGDRQFSLPGVLSRKKQLLPEILRTLEELNGR; encoded by the coding sequence ATGAGCGAGATTTACGTTATTGGCCATAAAAATCCCGACACTGACTCACTGTGTTCCGCGTACGCGTATGCCGCGCTAAAAAATCGCCTTGATAGTGCCAATGACTATCAGGCCAAGCGGTGCGGCAATGTCGGGAAGCAAAGCCGCTTTGTCTTTGATCGTGCAGGACTTACCCCACCAGAATTTATTGCAGATGTTTTCCCACGTGTGCGCGACATTATGGCGAAAGATGTGGTGACGGTGCATGAAGATACGCCCATCTGGCAGGTGATGAAGAATATTGATGAACGCAAAATTCGCATGACACCGGTCGTCGACGATTCAGGGCGCTATCGTGGGGTCGTAAGTATTTTAGAAATGGCGAATTTCTTTATGACGAAAGAAGTTGCCCAAAAGCCTGACTATTTACTGCGCCCCGCAAACTTTCCGCAGGTCGTACAAGGGCACTTTCATCAGGAAGGCGATACGGCTGAGTTCCGGGCGAAGTTTCTGGTTGCGGCGATGCCGTTTGAACGCGTCGTAAAGCATATTGAACTGTTGTCGGATAAGCCGGTGATGATTGTCGGTAAGCGCCGCGATATCATCGAACATGCTATCAAAATCGGGATTCCCGCGATTATCCTGACGGGTATTGAAGGGGAAGACGATCTTGATATTGACTTTTCTGCGTATCGTGGTTGGGTATATGTTTCTGCGCGTGATACGGCGGAAACACTGCGTTTACTTGCGTTAAGCGTTCCGGCGAAGGCCGTAATGAACACGAGTATTCCAACGGTCAATCCCGATCAATATATGGAAGAAACGCGTGACGTGCTGTTAAAGGTTGACCATAAAGGGGTGCCGGTGGTGCGCGATGGCCATCTGGTTGGTTTGGTCACGCGTTCGAATATTATTGAACGGGCGCCGCGAAAATTGATTTTGGTCGATCATAACGAAATGACGCAGGCGGTCGATGGTGCTGAGAATAGCGAAATCTGCGAAATCGTCGACCATCACCGCCTTGGCACGATTCGGACGAAGAATCCGGTCACGTTTTATGCCAAGCCAGTCGGGAGTACGTGCACTTTGGTGTATCAGCTGTATCGCCAACATGGCGTGGCGCTTGATCAGGCGATGGCACTGTTACTTCTTTCCGGCGTATTAGCCGATACGGTTATTATGAAGTCGCCAACGACGACAACAGAGGATGTAGCTGCCATTCAAGAGCTAAGCGTGTTAGCGGGTGTTGACGCGCAGGTATATGGTCGTGAACTGTTTGCTGCAACCGACGGGCTAAAGCAGCGTGAGCCGCGCCAGGCGGTGACGGCTGATTTCAAAATGTTTACCGAGTTTGGTGTCAAATTCGGTGCTGGACAGATTGAAGTTGTTACTGTGGTCGACCTGCCAGAAGTGGCACCGGCATTGTTCGAAGCATTAGAAGCGGAACGGCTGGCGAATGGTTTGGATTGGGCTATGTTGCTCATTACTGATATTATCAGTGAGGAAAGTGTGCTGCTTACGACAGGGTACACGGCGGCGGAGAAATTACTCCGTTACCCGAGTAGAGGTGATCGACAATTCAGCCTTCCGGGTGTATTGTCGCGCAAGAAACAACTGTTGCCGGAAATTCTCCGGACGTTAGAGGAACTGAACGGGAGGTAA
- the hemB gene encoding porphobilinogen synthase, translating to MTPSLRKPRRMRQGNLIRDMVRETIVTTDDLIMPLFVCPGTGVRQAVGSMPGVDRISVDVAVQECAELRALGIKAVILFGIPAEKDPLGKEGYCDHGIVQTAVRAIRAAVSDLMIITDVCLCEYTDHGHCGVLIDGDVDNDATVDLLVREAVSHAKAGASMIAPSDMMDGRIGAIRQGLDQAGFSHIPIMSYAVKYCSAFYGPFRDAADSAPQSGDRKSYQMDPANSREAMIEASLDYEEGADILMVKPALPYLDIIAKLRANFSTPIAAYHVSGEYAMVKAGEKLGWIDGTRVMMESLLSIKRAGADIIITYYAKEFARLQREAQEG from the coding sequence ATGACACCTTCTTTGAGAAAGCCCCGCCGCATGCGCCAAGGAAATTTGATACGCGATATGGTTCGCGAAACGATAGTGACAACCGATGATCTGATTATGCCGCTTTTTGTTTGCCCAGGGACGGGTGTTCGTCAAGCGGTGGGTTCGATGCCCGGTGTGGATCGCATCAGCGTGGATGTTGCGGTGCAAGAGTGTGCCGAATTACGCGCGCTTGGCATAAAAGCGGTTATTCTTTTTGGGATCCCGGCGGAAAAAGACCCACTGGGGAAAGAGGGATACTGCGACCATGGCATTGTACAGACGGCAGTACGGGCGATCCGTGCGGCGGTCAGCGATTTAATGATTATCACCGATGTCTGCCTCTGCGAATATACGGATCACGGCCACTGTGGAGTATTGATTGATGGCGATGTCGACAACGACGCTACCGTCGATTTGCTGGTGCGCGAAGCGGTGTCGCATGCTAAAGCGGGTGCTTCGATGATTGCCCCTTCCGACATGATGGATGGGCGCATTGGCGCGATTCGTCAAGGCTTAGATCAGGCGGGTTTTTCGCATATTCCCATTATGAGTTATGCGGTGAAGTATTGCTCGGCATTTTATGGCCCGTTCCGCGATGCGGCGGATTCGGCACCACAGTCTGGTGACCGTAAAAGCTATCAAATGGATCCGGCGAATAGTCGTGAAGCGATGATCGAAGCTTCACTGGATTATGAAGAAGGCGCCGATATTCTGATGGTAAAACCAGCACTCCCTTACCTGGATATTATTGCCAAATTGCGCGCTAACTTCAGCACGCCGATTGCGGCGTACCATGTGAGCGGTGAATACGCGATGGTAAAAGCGGGCGAAAAACTTGGCTGGATCGATGGGACGCGCGTGATGATGGAATCCCTGCTGTCCATTAAGCGGGCAGGCGCCGATATCATCATCACCTATTATGCCAAAGAGTTTGCCCGTCTACAGCGGGAGGCACAAGAGGGATGA